From the Gemmatimonadota bacterium genome, the window TCGCGGCCTGCAACCGGTCGATATCCGCTACCTCCCCCGATATGGTCACGGATACCGGACTGTTGACCGCGGCGATGGACACGCTGTCGCCGTAGGGTTCGATGAGTTCGTTCGCCTCTTCGGGCGACACGCCCACCGCCAGCATCTCACCCCTTCCCTGTATCTCTTTCTGCAGCCTGCTGCGCTGATAAATGATGCGAACGCCCTCTTCCAGCGAAATTGCGCCCGTGACGCAGGCTCCCGCGATTTCCCCGACGCTGTGACCCACGACGAACCGCGGCTCGACGCCCAGGGACCGCCACAGGGCCGCCAACGCCCACTGCAGTGCCATGTTGGCGGGCTGGGCGACCGCGACGTCAGCCATGCGCTCACCGTTCGTCCCAGTCCGCATCATTTCGAGCAAGGACCTGCCCGAAATCGCCGCGAACAGGTGGTCGAACTCGTCCATCGCATCGCGGAACGGGGACGCCGCATCGTAGAGCGCCTCGCCCATGCCGTACCACTGGGGGCCCATCCCGGTGAAGACAAACACGGCGGATGTCGCATGGGCTCCGGTGCGTCCGGTTTCGAAACGATCCGGGATACCGCCGCCGCAGAACTCCTCGAGGTTCCTGACGGCTTCTCCGGACTCCTCGAACACCAGCGTCAGGCGGTGGTCGAGGTGGGATCGGTGCAGGGCGAGTGTGGCCGCGAGATCGCCGGGCGGCGTATCGGGGTGGTTCCGGAGCAGGAATGCCGTATCCGATGCCTTTTCCTTCAGTGCTGCGGTGCTGTGCGCTGACAGCACCAGAAGCCGGGGAGCCTTCAGAACCGGCTGGCGACGGGAATCGTCCGTTTCTGTCGTTTGCAGTTCGCGTGCCGGTTGCGTTTTTAAAGATTCTTCTGGACGTTCCATGACCGGCGGAGATCCGAGCACGACGTGGGCGTTGGCACCGCCGAATCCGAAGGAGTTTACGCCGGCATAGGAGGGACCAGAGAGGTTCTCCGGTTCGGTCACCACCCTTAACCCCAGCTCTTCAAAGGGGATATCGGGATTCGGACGATCGAAATGCAGTGAGGGCGGCAGGATGCCGTGCTTGAGCGACAACGCCGTCTTGATGACGCCGGCGACCCCGGCCGCCGCCTCGGTGTGTCCGATATTGGTCTTCACCGAACCGATCAGGCACCCGGTGGATCCCGTGGCGCGTCCGATGGCCAGCGCTTCAATGGGATCGCCCGTGGGCGTTCCCGTGCCATGGGTCTCCACGAAGGCCAGTTGAGCGGCGCTTACGCCCCCTGCCCGGGCGGCCGCCTCGATGACGGTTTCCTGCGCGTTTTGCCCCGGGACAGTCAGGCCCCGGCTGCGCCCGTCCTGGTTGATCGCGGAGCCGTGAATGACCGCGTAGATCGCATCGCCGTCCTCCATCGCCGTGGCCAGGGGTTTCAGCACGACCAGGCCGGCGCCGTCGCTGCGCCCGTAACCGTCCGCCCCCCGGGCGAAGGCTCTGCAGCGCCCATCCGGCGACAGCATCTGCGCCTGTTGAAATCCGCGGGTCGTCTGCGGCGTCAGCAGTAGATTGGCGCCTCCCGCGAGCGCCGCGGTACAGGTTCCTTCTTGGATATCGCGGCAGGCCAGGTGCAGGGCGGTCAGGGACGAAGAGCAGGCCGTATCCACGGCGATGCTCGGCCCCTGCAAATCCAGGAAGTAGGAGATCCGGTTGGCCGCGATACTCAGCGTGCCGCCCGTGTTGGTATGCATGCCGACCGACGAAGGCGCCGCGTACCGCTGCAGGTCCCAGTATTCGTCCAGGAAGATCCCCACGTACACCCCGACGGTCCGGCCTTCCAGCCTGGCCGGGGGTACCCGCGCGTCTTCCAGCGCTTCCCAGGCGAGTTCGAGCAGGATGCGCTGCTGGGGATCGATGTGACGGGCTTCCCGGGGCGAGATGTTGAAGAACCCCGCGTCGAACCGGTCGATTTCGTCGACGAATCCGCCACAGGCTGGATAGTCCCCCCCGCCCGGCCAGTATCCCCACAGCGCTTTTCGCTCATCCGGCACGGCGCGTATCGCGTCTCCGCCGTTCAGGACGAATTCCCAGAAGGATTGGGGCGTCGATATCCCCCCGGGAAACCGGCAGGCGATTCCGGTGATCGCAACGGGTTCAACCGACATGGCGGAGCGTCCTTCGGTAGATCCAGTCGGCGTTTCCGTATCGGGTGCGGACCAATGACTCGGCCATGCGCCGCTCTTCAGCGTTCAGCACGTCCATTCGGCCTTCCAGATTCAGGTGATCGAGAAACGACCTGGACAGGCGGTCGGCCCATTCCTTGAAGGATGGCACACGGGGAATCAACTCGGATACGGAGGTGGTCCGTTCGTTCAGCAGCCGGGCGATGGCGTCCCGGCGTGCGTGAGCGTGGCCAGGCATCAACAGGGGAAGCCTTCTGTGCCCCGGTCCCAGGAGGATGGATCCGTGTTGCAGTACCCGCCCTCCCGATCGGCGCTGGGCGTTTCCGGCCAGTTTCTTTCCTCGAACCGTGATCTCGTATCTCCCGGTAGCTGTGAAACATACATCGTTTTTGCCACCCATACCGCAATGTCCGTCCGGTGCCAGTTCACCCGGGATTCCGAATTGCCGCAACGTCCCAATCAGCGCCTCGCCCACCCTACGGATCATCACCCCGGACGAGCCGCCCAGTGCGGGGTGGGACTCCCGCACCACCAGGCTGTAGGTCAATTCCTGGTCGTGCAGCACCGCGCGCCCTCCGGTGATCCGCCGGACCAGTTCGATGCCGTGCCCGTCGCACTGCCCGGGATCGATCTCGTCCTCCACGTCCTGGCCGTATCCAAGGGATACGGCCGGAGGAGTCCAGGAATAGATGCGCAGGGTTATTATCCCCGGATCCCGCCCGCCCGCGTTGAACAGGGCTTCGTCGACAGCCATGTTCCAGGCGGCGGAACATCCGGGCGTGGTGAGTATGCGAATCATGGCCTGTCGCTGTTCCGGGCGGCCTGCAGCTGCTCGACGGCCTGTCGCGCGGCGTCCTGCTCCGCGTTCTTCTTGCTGGTGCCCGTGCCCTTGCTGACCGGATTCCCGGATACATAGACCTCGATGGTGAAGACCTTCTCGTGGTCGGGTCCGACGGCGGAGTCGACCCGGTATTCCGGCTGGCCTATGCCTTCGCCCTGCGTGTATTCCAGGAGCGCGCTCTTGTAGTTCCGGGAGTGATCGACACTGGCTGGGCGCTCTTCGCCCAGATCCTGGAGCAGGGTCCGATGCAGGAAGCGCCTGACCGGCTGGAGCCCGCCGTCCAGGTACATGGCACCGATGATGGACTCGTAGGCGTCTGACAGGATCGAATGGCGAAACCGGCCGCCGGAACGGGCTTCGCTGGGGCTCAGCAGCACGTACCGGCCAAGTTTCATGGCCCGGGCCTGACGCGCGAGGGCCTTCCGGTTGACCAGCGTGGAACGGAGCTGCGTCAGTTGTCCCTCGCGGCGCCGGGGATATGTGTTGAAGATGAACTCGCCCACGACGAGGTCCAGCACCGCGTCACCGAGGAACTCCAGCCGTTCGTTGGAGTGAACGCCCGACTGTTCCCGGGAATACACGTAGGAACGGTGCTTCAGCGCCGTAATGAGATAATCGGTGTTTTTGAAACGGTAGTTGAGATACTTCTGTACTTGGCGGGCGTTTTCCCGTTCGATGGCCGTTCGGTTCGCGGCATGGCCGGACACGCCGCGTTTCAGGCCCGAAAACAGGACCGCGGCCGCGCGCCCCAGCTTTTGCAGAATGGAATGCCGTTTCGACACGGTAATCCCCGGAACACGTTAGAGGCGTTTCGGAGGACGTTACGCCGTGTACTTCTTTACCACGAGAGTTACGTTATGCCCACCGAATCCGAATGAATTGGTCAAAGCCGCCCGTACTTCCCGCTCCCTGCCGGTGTTGGGGACGTAGTCCAGGTCGCAATCGGGATCGGGTACCTCGTAGTTGATGGTAGGATGGACGAAATCGCGGGAGACGGACAGCGAGGTCGCGATGAACTCCACCCCTCCTGAAGCCCCGAGGAGATGGCCGACAAGTGACTTGGTCGAGCTGATGGCGAGATGTTTCGCGTGATCTCCGAAGACCTTCTTGATCGCGAGGGTTTCGATGCGGTCGTTAAAGGGGGTGGATGTGCCGTGGGCGTTGATGTAATCGATCTCGTCCACGGCCAACCCGGCGTTCTGCAGCGCCAGTCTCATGGACCGCTCCGCGCCTTCGCCCGATTCATGGGGCTGGGTGATATGAAAAGCATCAGCCGTCGCCGCGTACCCCGCCAGTTCGGCATAGATCGTCGCGTTGCGCTGCAGTGCGTGCGGCAG encodes:
- the rnc gene encoding ribonuclease III, whose translation is MSKRHSILQKLGRAAAVLFSGLKRGVSGHAANRTAIERENARQVQKYLNYRFKNTDYLITALKHRSYVYSREQSGVHSNERLEFLGDAVLDLVVGEFIFNTYPRRREGQLTQLRSTLVNRKALARQARAMKLGRYVLLSPSEARSGGRFRHSILSDAYESIIGAMYLDGGLQPVRRFLHRTLLQDLGEERPASVDHSRNYKSALLEYTQGEGIGQPEYRVDSAVGPDHEKVFTIEVYVSGNPVSKGTGTSKKNAEQDAARQAVEQLQAARNSDRP
- a CDS encoding biotin/lipoate A/B protein ligase family protein, translating into MIRILTTPGCSAAWNMAVDEALFNAGGRDPGIITLRIYSWTPPAVSLGYGQDVEDEIDPGQCDGHGIELVRRITGGRAVLHDQELTYSLVVRESHPALGGSSGVMIRRVGEALIGTLRQFGIPGELAPDGHCGMGGKNDVCFTATGRYEITVRGKKLAGNAQRRSGGRVLQHGSILLGPGHRRLPLLMPGHAHARRDAIARLLNERTTSVSELIPRVPSFKEWADRLSRSFLDHLNLEGRMDVLNAEERRMAESLVRTRYGNADWIYRRTLRHVG